ATGCTGTAAGCTAATTTTTAAACAGTATGAAATTGTTTTGGAGGTCTTATTTTATAAATTTGGAAAGAAATTTTTAAAAAGAAAATCATGAAATCGTATGTAGCTCTTCTTAGGGGAATTAATGTTAGCGGTCAAAAATTGATTAAAATGGAAACTTTAAGAAAAGTAATGGAAGATTTTGGTTTTCAAAATGTTAAAACCTATATACAAAGTGGAAATATTCTCTTTGATACTACAGGAAACATGACTCCGGAAACGTTGGAAAAGCAGATTCACGACCTGATTGAAGCCCATTTTGGTTTTGATGTTTCGGTTGTGGTAACAGACAGGGAAATGCTGCAATGGATTTCGGTAAATAATCCTTACCTGAAAGAAAAAGAGATTGATTTGAAAAAACTCTATATCACTTTTCTGGGTTCTGAACCTTCAAAAGAAAACATTCAGGCCTTACTAAATGCAAATTTTGAACCTGATGAAATTATTATAAAAGAAAGAATCATCTTTATGAAATATAATAATCCGGCCGGTAATTCAAAACTTAACAACAAGCTGATTGAAAATAAGCTGAAAGTGACCGCAACAGCCCGAAACTGGAATACCACAATAAAGCTGTTGGCGTTGTTTGAAGAAAGGGTAGTATCCTGATACTTTTGTTAAAGTTTATAAAATTTAATTTCTTCCCGTTTTTGATTTTCGTAATTTTAGGAGAAACAAATCTACAACACTTATGAAAAGAAATGCCACAGCAGTTTGGGAAGGTTCACTCAAAGAAGGGAACGGAAAAATTTCTACCCAGAGTACCGTTTTAAGTAATGTTCAATATTCTTTCAAAACCCGTTTTGAACATGGAAACGGGACAAATCCTGAAGAGTTAATTGCGGCAGCCCATGCCGGCTGTTTTACCATGCAACTCACAGCCTATTTGAATGAGGCAGGTTTTAGGGTAGCATCTATCGAAACCAAATGCGATGTTGATTTTCAGGATGGAAGCGTTGTAGGCTCACATTTGTCAGTTATAGGAAGAGTCGATGCGATTTCAACAGACCAGTTCCAGGAATTGGTAAAAAAGGCAGAAACAACCTGTCCGATTTCCAGATTGCTAAATACTAAAATTACTTCGAATGCTACGTTAGTACTTCCGTAATTTTAATTTTTTATAGATACATGAATCCCATTTTTGCATCTGAAAAGTCAGTTGGAGAAATGGGATTTCCATTTGTTTTCGTTCAACTACAACGATTGAAAATCCATTTAGATTCATTAATTTTGTAATGTCATATGGATGATTTCTCTCCACAAGAAGGAATTGATTTTTGAAGAATTAAAATACTTTCACAATGTCAGTTTTAGAAAAAAACAATGCCTCTGAAGCTATTTCTTTAGAAGATAAATTCGGTGCGCACAATTACCATCCGCTTCCTGTAGTTTTAAGCAGAGGTGAAGGTGTGTATGTCTGGGATACGGAAGGGAAAAGATACTATGACTTCCTTTCGGCCTATTCTGCCGTAAATCAAGGCCACTGCCATCCAAAAATCATTACTGCTTTGGTTAATCAGGCACAGACCCTGACATTGACTTCCAGGGCTTTTTATAATGACAAGCTGGGCAAATACGAAGAGTTTGTTACCCGATATTTTGGGTTTGACAAAGTATTGCCAATGAACACTGGTGCAGAAGCAGTTGAAACGGCCATCAAAATTTGTAGAAAATGGGCCTACGAGAAAAACGGAATTCCGGAAAATGAAGCAAAGATTATTGTCTGTGATGGGAATTTCCACGGCAGAACTACAACAATCATTTCTTTCTCTAATGATGAGAATGCACGCAAAAATTTCGGGCCTTACACAGGCGGATTCATTAACATCAACTATGATGATATTGAAGCTCTGGAAAATGTTTTGGCAACCCAAAAGAATATAGCCGGTTTCTTAGTTGAGCCTATTCAGGGAGAAGCAGGTGTATATGTGCCTTCTGAAGGATATCTGGTAAAAGCCAAAACCTTGTGCGAAAAGCATAACGTTTTGTTTATTGCAGACGAAGTACAGACCGGAATAGCAAGAACGGGTAAACTGCTGGCGGTACACCATGAAAGTGTACAACCGGACATACTGATACTTGGAAAGGCATTATCAGGTGGTGCTTATCCTGTTTCGGCGGTATTGGCAAACGATGAGATTATGAATGTTATCAAGCCGGGACAACACGGTTCTACTTTTGGTGGAAATCCTATTGCGGCGGCTGTTGCCATTGCTGCTTTGGAAGTTGTGAAAGATGAAAAGCTTGCAGAAAATGCAGACTATCTGGGGACTATTTTCCGTGAAAAACTTGGGGAATATATCAAGACCAGTAATATCGCAACTTTAGTAAGAGGAAAAGGGCTATTGAATGCCATAGTAATTAATGATACGGAAGAAAGCGATACGGCATGGAATATCTGCCTGTCGTTACGCGATAACGGACTTCTGGCAAAACCAACACATGGTAATATTATTCGTTTTGCACCGCCATTGGTCATGAATGAAGAGCAATTGCTGGATTGTGTTTCCATTATTATCAAAACCTTGAAAGAGTTTGAAAAATAAAAACTAAAAAAGCCGCTATAGCG
This portion of the Flavobacterium lindanitolerans genome encodes:
- a CDS encoding DUF1697 domain-containing protein, whose translation is MKSYVALLRGINVSGQKLIKMETLRKVMEDFGFQNVKTYIQSGNILFDTTGNMTPETLEKQIHDLIEAHFGFDVSVVVTDREMLQWISVNNPYLKEKEIDLKKLYITFLGSEPSKENIQALLNANFEPDEIIIKERIIFMKYNNPAGNSKLNNKLIENKLKVTATARNWNTTIKLLALFEERVVS
- a CDS encoding OsmC family protein yields the protein MKRNATAVWEGSLKEGNGKISTQSTVLSNVQYSFKTRFEHGNGTNPEELIAAAHAGCFTMQLTAYLNEAGFRVASIETKCDVDFQDGSVVGSHLSVIGRVDAISTDQFQELVKKAETTCPISRLLNTKITSNATLVLP
- the rocD gene encoding ornithine--oxo-acid transaminase, producing the protein MSVLEKNNASEAISLEDKFGAHNYHPLPVVLSRGEGVYVWDTEGKRYYDFLSAYSAVNQGHCHPKIITALVNQAQTLTLTSRAFYNDKLGKYEEFVTRYFGFDKVLPMNTGAEAVETAIKICRKWAYEKNGIPENEAKIIVCDGNFHGRTTTIISFSNDENARKNFGPYTGGFININYDDIEALENVLATQKNIAGFLVEPIQGEAGVYVPSEGYLVKAKTLCEKHNVLFIADEVQTGIARTGKLLAVHHESVQPDILILGKALSGGAYPVSAVLANDEIMNVIKPGQHGSTFGGNPIAAAVAIAALEVVKDEKLAENADYLGTIFREKLGEYIKTSNIATLVRGKGLLNAIVINDTEESDTAWNICLSLRDNGLLAKPTHGNIIRFAPPLVMNEEQLLDCVSIIIKTLKEFEK